A stretch of Brassica napus cultivar Da-Ae chromosome C6, Da-Ae, whole genome shotgun sequence DNA encodes these proteins:
- the LOC106366717 gene encoding phragmoplastin DRP1A isoform X2 has protein sequence MTERGSMLSFFTSPGKAAVRKEIQDETDRETGRSKAISSVPIHLSIYSPNVVNLTLIDLPGLTKVAVEGQSESIVKDIENMVRSYIEKPNCIILAISPANQDLATSDAIKISREVDPSAERTFGVLTKIDLMDKGTDAVEILEGKSFKLKYPWVGVVNRSQADINKNVDMIAARRREREYFSNTTEYRHLAHKMGSEHLAKMLSKHLEHVIKSRIPGIQSLINKTVLELESELSRLGKPIAADAGGKLYSIMEICRLFDQIFKEHLDGVRAGGEKVYNVFDNQLPAALKRLQFDKQLAMDNIRKLVTEADGYQPHLIAPEQGYRRLIESSIVSIRGPAEASVDTVHAILKDLVHKSVNETVELKQYPALRVEVTNAAIESLDKMRDGSKKATLQLVDMECSYLTVDFFRKLPQDVEKGGNPTHSIFDRYNDSYLRRIGSNVLSYVNMVCAGLRNSIPKSIVYCQVREAKRSLLDHFFAELGTMDMKRLSSLLNEDPAIMERRSAISKRLELYRAAQSEIDAVAWSK, from the exons ATGACGGAGCGCGGGAGTATGCTGAGTTTCTTCACCTCCCCAGGAAAAG CTGCTGTGAGGAAGGAGATTCAAGATGAGACTGACAGGGAGACCGGACGCAGCAAGGCCATTTCTAGCGTTCCCATTCACCTTAGCATTTACTCTCCCAATG TTGTCAACTTGACACTGATTGATCTTCCAGGGCTCACAAAAGTTGCTGTTG AGGGACAATCTGAAAGTATAGTGAAGGACATTGAAAACATGGTCCGGTCCTACATTGAAAAG CCCAACTGCATCATTTTGGCAATTTCACCTGCAAACCAAGATCTTGCTACCTCTGACGCAATTAAAATTTCCCGTGAAGTTGATCCATCTG CGGAGAGAACATTTGGTGTCTTGACAAAGATCGATCTTATGGACAAGGGGACCGATGCAGTGGAA ATTCTTGAAGGGAAATCTTTTAAGCTGAAATATCCATGGGTTGGTGTTGTCAACCGCTCCCAAGCAGATATTAACAAGAATGTGGACATGATTGCGGCTcggagaagagagagggagTACTTCTCCAATACTACAGAGTATAGGCACCTTGCACATAAAATGGGTTCCGAGCATTTAGCAAAGATGCTCTCCAAG CATCTAGAACATGTGATCAAGTCAAGAATTCCAGGCATCCAGTCGCTTATTAACAAAACAGTGTTAGAGCTGGAATCTGAACTTAGTCGCCTTGGAAAGCCTATTGCAGCTGATGCTGGG GGGAAGTTGTACTCAATAATGGAGATATGTCGGCTTTTCGATCAAATTTTCAAGGAGCATCTTGATGGAGT GCGTGCTGGTGGAGAAAAGGTGTATAACGTGTTTGATAACCAGCTTCCGGCGGCTCTGAAGAGACTTCAATTTGACAAGCAGCTAGCAATGGACAACATCCGCAAGCTGGTTACTGAGGCTGACGGTTACCAGCCTCACTTGATTGCTCCTGAGCAAGGTTACCGTCGTCTCATTGAGTCTTCTATAGTATCCATCCGAGGCCCTGCTGAAGCATCTGTTGACACT GTTCATGCGATATTGAAGGATCTGGTTCACAAGTCTGTGAACGAGACGGTG GAATTAAAGCAATACCCAGCATTGAGAGTGGAGGTGACAAACGCGGCCATAGAGTCGTTGGACAAAATGCGGGATGGAAGTAAGAAAGCAACACTGCAGCTGGTGGACATGGAGTGCAGTTACCTCACTGTTGATTTCTTCAGGAAGCTTCCCCAAGATGTTGAGAAGGGTGGTAACCCCACGCACTCCATTTTCGACCGTTACAACGATTCCTATCTCAGACGAATCG GATCCAATGTTCTGTCTTACGTGAACATGGTCTGCGCTGGACTGCGGAATTCAATCCCCAAGTCCATTGTCTACTGCCAAGTCCGAGAAGCCAAGCGCAGCCTCCTCGACCATTTCTTTGCTGAGCTCGGTACCATGGAC ATGAAGAGGCTATCGTCACTTTTGAACGAGGATCCGGCGATTATGGAGAGACGAAGCGCCATATCTAAGAGGCTGGAGTTGTACCGAGCTGCTCAATCGGAGATCGACGCAGTGGCTTGGTCCAAGTGA
- the LOC106366717 gene encoding phragmoplastin DRP1A isoform X1, whose protein sequence is MENLISLVNKIQRACTALGDHGDSSALPTLWDSLPAIAVVGGQSSGKSSVLESIVGKDFLPRGSGIVTRRPLVLQLQKIDDGAREYAEFLHLPRKRFTDFAAVRKEIQDETDRETGRSKAISSVPIHLSIYSPNVVNLTLIDLPGLTKVAVEGQSESIVKDIENMVRSYIEKPNCIILAISPANQDLATSDAIKISREVDPSAERTFGVLTKIDLMDKGTDAVEILEGKSFKLKYPWVGVVNRSQADINKNVDMIAARRREREYFSNTTEYRHLAHKMGSEHLAKMLSKHLEHVIKSRIPGIQSLINKTVLELESELSRLGKPIAADAGGKLYSIMEICRLFDQIFKEHLDGVRAGGEKVYNVFDNQLPAALKRLQFDKQLAMDNIRKLVTEADGYQPHLIAPEQGYRRLIESSIVSIRGPAEASVDTVHAILKDLVHKSVNETVELKQYPALRVEVTNAAIESLDKMRDGSKKATLQLVDMECSYLTVDFFRKLPQDVEKGGNPTHSIFDRYNDSYLRRIGSNVLSYVNMVCAGLRNSIPKSIVYCQVREAKRSLLDHFFAELGTMDMKRLSSLLNEDPAIMERRSAISKRLELYRAAQSEIDAVAWSK, encoded by the exons ATGGAGAATCTGATATCTCTAGTAAACAAGATACAGAGAGCTTGCACGGCTCTGGGAGACCATGGAGACTCTAGCGCCCTACCTACTCTCTGGGATTCCTTGCCTGCCATTGCCGTCGTCGGTGGTCAG AGCTCAGGGAAGTCTTCAGTCCTGGAGAGCATCGTAGGAAAGGACTTTTTACCCCGTGGGTCTG GTATCGTTACCCGAAGGCCACTTGTCTTACAGTTGCAAAAAATTGATGACGGAGCGCGGGAGTATGCTGAGTTTCTTCACCTCCCCAGGAAAAGGTTCACTGATTTTG CTGCTGTGAGGAAGGAGATTCAAGATGAGACTGACAGGGAGACCGGACGCAGCAAGGCCATTTCTAGCGTTCCCATTCACCTTAGCATTTACTCTCCCAATG TTGTCAACTTGACACTGATTGATCTTCCAGGGCTCACAAAAGTTGCTGTTG AGGGACAATCTGAAAGTATAGTGAAGGACATTGAAAACATGGTCCGGTCCTACATTGAAAAG CCCAACTGCATCATTTTGGCAATTTCACCTGCAAACCAAGATCTTGCTACCTCTGACGCAATTAAAATTTCCCGTGAAGTTGATCCATCTG CGGAGAGAACATTTGGTGTCTTGACAAAGATCGATCTTATGGACAAGGGGACCGATGCAGTGGAA ATTCTTGAAGGGAAATCTTTTAAGCTGAAATATCCATGGGTTGGTGTTGTCAACCGCTCCCAAGCAGATATTAACAAGAATGTGGACATGATTGCGGCTcggagaagagagagggagTACTTCTCCAATACTACAGAGTATAGGCACCTTGCACATAAAATGGGTTCCGAGCATTTAGCAAAGATGCTCTCCAAG CATCTAGAACATGTGATCAAGTCAAGAATTCCAGGCATCCAGTCGCTTATTAACAAAACAGTGTTAGAGCTGGAATCTGAACTTAGTCGCCTTGGAAAGCCTATTGCAGCTGATGCTGGG GGGAAGTTGTACTCAATAATGGAGATATGTCGGCTTTTCGATCAAATTTTCAAGGAGCATCTTGATGGAGT GCGTGCTGGTGGAGAAAAGGTGTATAACGTGTTTGATAACCAGCTTCCGGCGGCTCTGAAGAGACTTCAATTTGACAAGCAGCTAGCAATGGACAACATCCGCAAGCTGGTTACTGAGGCTGACGGTTACCAGCCTCACTTGATTGCTCCTGAGCAAGGTTACCGTCGTCTCATTGAGTCTTCTATAGTATCCATCCGAGGCCCTGCTGAAGCATCTGTTGACACT GTTCATGCGATATTGAAGGATCTGGTTCACAAGTCTGTGAACGAGACGGTG GAATTAAAGCAATACCCAGCATTGAGAGTGGAGGTGACAAACGCGGCCATAGAGTCGTTGGACAAAATGCGGGATGGAAGTAAGAAAGCAACACTGCAGCTGGTGGACATGGAGTGCAGTTACCTCACTGTTGATTTCTTCAGGAAGCTTCCCCAAGATGTTGAGAAGGGTGGTAACCCCACGCACTCCATTTTCGACCGTTACAACGATTCCTATCTCAGACGAATCG GATCCAATGTTCTGTCTTACGTGAACATGGTCTGCGCTGGACTGCGGAATTCAATCCCCAAGTCCATTGTCTACTGCCAAGTCCGAGAAGCCAAGCGCAGCCTCCTCGACCATTTCTTTGCTGAGCTCGGTACCATGGAC ATGAAGAGGCTATCGTCACTTTTGAACGAGGATCCGGCGATTATGGAGAGACGAAGCGCCATATCTAAGAGGCTGGAGTTGTACCGAGCTGCTCAATCGGAGATCGACGCAGTGGCTTGGTCCAAGTGA